The following coding sequences lie in one Silene latifolia isolate original U9 population chromosome 5, ASM4854445v1, whole genome shotgun sequence genomic window:
- the LOC141655738 gene encoding uncharacterized protein LOC141655738, which produces MNLLSLNCRGLGNPDAVGGLRNLIRREAPIVLFLCETKLSGSEWCNISRSLDGYESLAVDSVGRSGGLALLWQKGVHCRLRSMSVHYMDVELEIGEVKWRFTGFYGWSAVQDRHLSWQQLRLLAAADSGPWLCMGDFNEILFATEMKGGGERPQWQMNNFREAVDDCGLRDVTFEGHPFTFDNGQVGADNRQSRIDRAMVTENWQDLYPYARLIHMTKEWSDHSPLKLILDGREGQREGGRRPFRFEQLWVGEEGCEEVVRRVWERGGTDFPVLVNDCATELLEWKSINIGKIVKTLSKRRRRLQVLDGLDRTASVVQERKKVTREIAQLLRDEEIFWRQRSRALCLKEGDKNTKFFHRKATQRK; this is translated from the coding sequence atgaatcTTTTGAGCCTTAACTGCAGGGGGCTGGGCAACCCCGATGCAGTAGGCGGACTCCGTAATCTTATACGGAGAGAGGCCCCCATTGTGCTTTTTCTCTGTGAGACGAAGCTTAGTGGTAGTGAGTGGTGTAACATTAGTAGATCGTTGGATGGTTATGAAAGCTTGGCTGTTGATAGCGTTGGTAGGTCAGGTGGTTTGGCTCTTTTGTGGCAGAAAGGGGTTCATTGTAGGCTTAGGTCTATGTCTGTTCATTACATGGATGTCGAGTTGGAGATTGGCGAGGTTAAATGGCGATTCACGGGTTTCTATGGCTGGTCGGCAGTACAAGATAGGCACCTCTCTTGGCAACAATTACGCCTTCTTGCAGCTGCTGACTCGGGCCCTTGGCTGTGCATGGGAGACTTTAATGAGATTTTGTTTGCTACTGAGATGAAGGGGGGGGGGGAGCGTCCCCAATGGCAAATGAACAATTTCAGGGAAGCGGTTGATGATTGTGGCCTCAGAGATGTAACTTTCGAAGGGCACCCTTTCACTTTCGATAATGGTCAGGTGGGTGCTGATAACCGCCAAAGCCGGATAGATAGAGCTATGGTGACGGAGAATTGGCAGGATCTGTACCCTTATGCGAGGCTTATTCATATGACTAAAGAATGGTCGGACCATTCTCCCTTGAAGCTGATTTTGGATGGTCGTGAGGGGCAGCGTGAAGGAGGAAGGAGACCTTTTCGATTTGAGCAGCTATGGGTAGGGGAAGAGGGGTGTGAAGAAGTTGTGAGGAGAGTATGGGAGAGGGGGGGAACGGATTTTCCTGTTTTGGTGAATGACTGTGCGACGGAATTATTGGAATGGAAAAGCATTAATATTGGTAAGATTGTGAAGACTCTAAGTAAAAGGCGACGAAGGTTGCAGGTACTGGATGGCCTAGATCGGACTGCGAGTGTTGTGCAGGAGCGGAAGAAAGTTACAAGAGAAATTGCGCAACTGCTTCGTGACGAAGAAATCTTTTGGCGACAGAGGTCTCGCGCGTTATGCCTTAAGGAAGGGGATAAAAACACCAAGTTTTTCCACCGTAAAGCGACACAAAGAAAGTAA